In Priestia megaterium NBRC 15308 = ATCC 14581, the following proteins share a genomic window:
- a CDS encoding APC family permease yields MNNQPALSKSLKVYQIVFLGLAWMTPMIFFTVYGVVYDAAGGQMVLAYLIAFLAIFFTAYSYSRMVKAYPIAGSAYTYTKKAIHPRLGFLVGWALLLDYIFSPIIAILTFGIFMHTEFPSIPVYVWVIVMNIILALVNIVGIKSVARISGISVVVQILFISLFCLFIIKDIATGQASSSTLFSLHPFLASDVPFTTIFSGAALICFCFLGFDAVTTMAEETIQPKKTIPKAIFLIVCIAAVMYIAISYFTQIAYPGFTFTNPDNAAYTLVKLVGGNLLSSLFITVLIIATFTQGVSSVTSVTRFLYALGRESVLPQKVFSYIHPTFKTPVVNILLVTAFSFLGMFIDLNTAVTFVSFGALTAFTFVNVSVIAHFYIKLKKRSFTETILYLIFPLIGAAFIGWLLTLLNKDTLLIGVAWLTVGFLYLFVKSRLSAPFVKRDHSKVTVPEK; encoded by the coding sequence ATGAACAACCAACCAGCGTTAAGTAAATCGCTAAAGGTGTATCAAATTGTGTTTTTGGGTCTTGCCTGGATGACTCCGATGATTTTCTTTACAGTTTATGGAGTAGTCTACGATGCGGCTGGAGGGCAAATGGTCCTTGCTTATTTAATCGCTTTTTTAGCTATCTTTTTTACCGCATATAGCTACAGCCGAATGGTAAAAGCATATCCGATAGCAGGATCTGCTTATACGTATACGAAAAAAGCTATACATCCTCGCCTTGGCTTTTTAGTAGGCTGGGCACTTCTTTTAGACTATATTTTCTCCCCTATTATCGCTATTTTAACATTTGGTATTTTTATGCATACGGAATTCCCTTCTATTCCTGTATACGTATGGGTCATCGTCATGAACATTATCTTAGCTTTAGTCAATATTGTTGGTATTAAATCTGTAGCTCGTATAAGTGGCATCTCTGTTGTAGTTCAGATTCTCTTTATAAGTTTGTTTTGTTTATTTATCATCAAAGATATTGCAACAGGTCAAGCTAGTTCTTCTACTCTTTTTTCACTTCATCCTTTTTTGGCTTCAGATGTACCGTTTACGACTATTTTTTCTGGAGCTGCGCTCATTTGCTTTTGCTTTTTAGGATTTGATGCAGTTACAACAATGGCGGAAGAAACGATTCAACCGAAAAAGACAATTCCAAAAGCCATTTTTCTTATTGTTTGCATCGCAGCTGTTATGTACATCGCTATCTCGTATTTTACACAGATTGCCTATCCGGGATTCACGTTTACTAACCCTGATAATGCAGCCTACACCCTTGTAAAATTAGTGGGTGGAAATCTTTTAAGCAGTCTATTTATTACGGTATTAATTATTGCAACCTTTACTCAAGGAGTTTCTTCAGTCACAAGCGTTACTCGCTTTTTATATGCTTTAGGCCGTGAATCCGTACTGCCTCAAAAGGTATTTTCATATATTCATCCAACGTTTAAAACGCCCGTGGTGAATATCTTGCTTGTTACCGCTTTTTCGTTTTTGGGAATGTTCATTGATTTAAACACAGCGGTCACTTTTGTCAGTTTCGGTGCCTTAACCGCTTTTACATTTGTGAATGTATCAGTCATTGCCCATTTTTATATTAAGTTAAAGAAACGGTCGTTTACTGAAACAATACTCTATTTAATCTTCCCTTTGATCGGAGCGGCATTTATCGGATGGCTGCTCACACTGTTAAACAAAGATACTCTTTTGATTGGTGTCGCCTGGCTTACTGTTGGATTTCTCTATTTATTTGTAAAATCTCGACTGTCGGCTCCTTTTGTAAAGAGAGATCATTCAAAAGTGACGGTCCCTGAAAAATAA
- a CDS encoding cold-shock protein, protein MVQGKVKWFNAEKGFGFIEVEGQDDVFVHFSAIQGEGFKSLEEGQEVTFEIEDGARGPQAANVQK, encoded by the coding sequence ATGGTACAAGGTAAAGTAAAATGGTTTAATGCAGAAAAAGGTTTTGGATTCATCGAAGTAGAAGGACAAGACGACGTATTCGTACACTTCTCAGCTATCCAAGGCGAAGGTTTCAAATCACTTGAAGAAGGTCAAGAAGTTACATTTGAAATCGAAGATGGAGCTCGTGGACCACAAGCTGCTAACGTTCAAAAGTAA
- a CDS encoding NAD(P)-dependent oxidoreductase has product MKIGVIGATGKAGQLIMEEAKQRGHEVTAVVRNASKLKNQTNVIEKDIFAITSKDIEQFDAVVNAFNAPPGSEQLHVESIQLLIKVFQDVQTRLAVVGGAGSLFVDSEKTTPLMSTEGFPAAYYPTASNMGKGLKELEKSTINWTYLSPAAFFDAEGARTGAYQLGKDHVITNSQNESYISYADYAIALIDELENENHVNERFAVVGEKA; this is encoded by the coding sequence ATGAAAATTGGTGTTATTGGAGCAACAGGAAAAGCAGGTCAATTAATTATGGAAGAAGCAAAACAGAGAGGACATGAAGTAACAGCCGTTGTTCGAAATGCTTCTAAACTAAAAAATCAAACAAACGTAATTGAAAAAGATATTTTTGCCATTACTTCAAAAGATATTGAACAGTTCGATGCTGTGGTAAATGCATTTAATGCACCTCCTGGAAGCGAACAGCTCCACGTTGAGTCTATACAATTACTTATTAAGGTATTTCAAGATGTTCAAACGCGACTCGCAGTAGTGGGCGGAGCGGGAAGTTTATTTGTAGATTCAGAAAAAACAACGCCTTTAATGAGCACAGAAGGTTTTCCAGCAGCTTATTATCCAACGGCTTCAAACATGGGGAAAGGTTTAAAAGAACTTGAAAAGTCGACTATAAATTGGACTTATTTAAGCCCAGCAGCCTTTTTTGATGCAGAAGGTGCTCGCACGGGAGCCTATCAATTAGGAAAAGATCATGTGATCACAAATAGTCAAAATGAAAGCTATATTAGCTATGCTGATTACGCGATTGCTTTAATAGATGAATTAGAGAATGAAAACCATGTGAATGAACGCTTTGCTGTAGTGGGTGAAAAAGCATAA
- a CDS encoding urea amidolyase associated protein UAAP1, whose translation MSSIWKQTIPAGGKWSGRIGRGKSVTFTAQESGANVSLLLYNAYDLTERYNMPDTLKAQHTAHLTKGHVLMSDNGRAFASITADTTGWHDTISGYTTRSLTHQKYGVSTYQESRNEWRRNGEENFSMELLRNGLTPRDLVPNLNLFSKVYCDEEGNMNFVSSHCKKGDFITLRTEMNLLFLLSNTPNPLDPSGTYPSVPIEITVDEAAPVSSDDYCLNFRPENKRAFENTWSYDLLLGNKTLSRI comes from the coding sequence ATGAGTTCTATCTGGAAGCAAACAATCCCGGCTGGTGGAAAATGGTCAGGCCGAATTGGAAGAGGAAAATCAGTGACGTTTACTGCACAAGAATCCGGTGCAAATGTATCCCTACTATTATACAACGCTTATGATTTAACAGAACGATACAACATGCCCGATACCTTAAAAGCTCAGCACACTGCTCACTTAACAAAAGGACATGTTCTGATGAGTGACAACGGCAGAGCATTTGCAAGCATCACTGCTGATACCACCGGCTGGCATGATACCATTTCAGGCTACACTACGCGCAGCTTAACTCATCAAAAATACGGTGTATCTACTTATCAAGAATCCCGAAATGAATGGAGAAGGAATGGCGAAGAAAACTTCTCAATGGAGCTTTTGCGTAACGGTTTAACACCACGGGATTTAGTCCCTAATCTTAACTTATTTTCAAAAGTATACTGCGACGAAGAAGGCAATATGAATTTTGTTTCTTCTCATTGTAAAAAAGGAGATTTTATTACGCTTAGAACAGAAATGAATTTGCTCTTTCTACTGTCTAATACACCTAACCCTTTAGACCCGAGCGGAACGTATCCTTCTGTTCCAATTGAAATAACCGTAGATGAAGCGGCTCCTGTAAGCTCAGATGACTACTGTTTAAATTTTAGACCTGAAAATAAACGAGCGTTTGAAAACACATGGTCTTATGACCTATTGCTTGGAAATAAAACATTATCAAGGATTTAA
- a CDS encoding urea amidolyase associated protein UAAP2, which yields MAVFNRVESNRKIENAIYDETVLAGDGWMHELKPGQTLRIIDVEGNQAADTLFFDAENLEDHYSAVSTIANQGNIYLSTGTVLLSQSGKELVKIVADTCGRHDTLGGACSAQSNTVRYAHDTLPMHNCRDTFMLQLSKYDSRYTKRDLAPNVNFFMNVPVTPSGGLTFNDGVSAPGYYVEMEAINPTLVLISNCPQLNNPCNDYNPTPIRLVIWDSL from the coding sequence ATGGCTGTATTTAATCGAGTGGAAAGCAACAGAAAAATAGAGAACGCAATTTATGATGAAACGGTACTGGCTGGGGACGGCTGGATGCACGAACTTAAACCAGGCCAAACTCTTAGAATAATAGATGTAGAAGGCAATCAGGCAGCGGATACTTTATTCTTTGATGCTGAAAACCTAGAAGATCATTACAGTGCAGTATCTACGATTGCTAATCAAGGAAATATTTATTTATCCACTGGCACAGTGCTGCTTTCTCAATCTGGCAAAGAACTAGTCAAAATTGTTGCTGACACGTGCGGACGCCACGACACCTTAGGCGGAGCTTGTTCGGCACAAAGCAACACCGTACGTTATGCACATGACACGCTTCCGATGCATAACTGCCGAGATACATTTATGCTTCAGCTATCAAAATATGATAGCCGCTACACCAAAAGAGATTTAGCACCAAACGTAAACTTTTTTATGAATGTCCCTGTGACCCCAAGCGGCGGATTAACGTTTAACGACGGGGTATCTGCCCCTGGATACTATGTAGAAATGGAAGCTATCAATCCTACACTTGTATTGATCAGCAACTGCCCTCAGCTTAACAACCCGTGCAACGATTATAACCCTACCCCTATTCGCTTAGTTATTTGGGATTCATTATAA
- a CDS encoding amidohydrolase family protein yields MLLHLINVRLPIMHDHALFEVKISNGMYTSIVLQNGYLEGDEFFPLHAAVLGKETSLDAQGRVLLPGFVDMHMHLDKAHSLPQVPNISGTLQEAIKNYSSSLPAFPEEEIKQRMLKTALQALANGTTTIRTHIDFDCSMEEDSLFRSLQAAVEVRDELSPYMDVQVVPLFSNLDIDDMHKMNKIERAFDLEIDAIGGCPHLARNPEKEIDALFSLAQAYNKPLDLHVDESDDPSVDTIINIAHRTIELNMEGKVVVGHLCSLAGMTDAKVKEILNLLKQAKIGVVTLPASNLYLQGREDKGIVRRGVTRIRDIQKAAIPIATASDNVNDPFHPFGKADLLQVGLLTAYAAHMGSPDDQRQLLRMITSIPARLIGKEKYGVEEGNEANFVLLNVQSVQEIWTELPETRFVFNKHRWLSVKETHQRLADTNLTNLWQENQILIG; encoded by the coding sequence ATGTTGCTTCACTTAATTAATGTTCGTTTGCCAATTATGCACGACCACGCTCTTTTTGAAGTGAAAATTTCAAATGGAATGTATACTTCTATCGTTTTACAAAACGGTTATCTTGAAGGTGACGAGTTTTTTCCGCTGCATGCGGCCGTGTTAGGAAAAGAAACGTCACTTGATGCACAGGGGCGTGTGCTATTACCAGGATTTGTAGATATGCATATGCATTTAGACAAAGCTCATTCGCTTCCTCAAGTGCCCAATATATCTGGAACTCTTCAAGAAGCCATTAAAAATTACAGCAGCAGCCTGCCGGCATTTCCAGAAGAAGAAATTAAGCAGCGAATGTTAAAAACTGCATTGCAGGCATTGGCTAACGGTACGACTACGATTCGAACGCATATTGATTTTGACTGCAGCATGGAAGAAGATAGTTTATTTCGAAGTTTACAAGCGGCTGTCGAAGTGAGAGATGAATTAAGCCCGTATATGGACGTGCAGGTTGTTCCGCTATTCTCTAACCTAGACATTGATGATATGCATAAGATGAATAAAATTGAACGAGCATTCGACCTTGAAATTGATGCGATTGGAGGCTGCCCTCATTTAGCTAGAAACCCAGAAAAAGAGATTGATGCTCTATTTTCGCTGGCTCAAGCCTATAATAAACCTCTTGACTTACATGTGGATGAAAGCGATGATCCGTCTGTTGATACAATAATTAATATTGCTCATAGAACAATTGAACTAAATATGGAAGGAAAAGTGGTAGTGGGGCATCTTTGCTCGCTTGCAGGAATGACTGATGCAAAAGTGAAAGAAATCTTAAACCTTTTAAAACAGGCGAAAATTGGAGTTGTCACATTACCTGCTTCTAATTTATATTTACAGGGAAGAGAAGATAAAGGAATTGTAAGACGAGGCGTAACGCGTATTCGCGACATACAAAAAGCAGCGATTCCAATTGCTACTGCATCTGATAACGTGAACGACCCCTTTCATCCGTTTGGAAAAGCAGACTTGCTGCAAGTAGGGTTACTAACTGCCTATGCTGCACATATGGGAAGTCCGGATGATCAGCGGCAGTTGCTCCGAATGATTACAAGTATACCAGCCCGGCTGATTGGAAAAGAAAAGTATGGAGTGGAAGAAGGAAACGAAGCAAACTTTGTTCTATTAAATGTGCAGTCTGTACAGGAAATATGGACTGAACTTCCCGAAACTCGCTTTGTTTTCAACAAGCATCGCTGGCTTAGCGTAAAAGAGACGCATCAGCGGCTCGCTGATACGAACTTGACTAACCTTTGGCAGGAAAATCAAATTTTAATTGGTTAA
- the uca gene encoding urea carboxylase, with product MFTKVLIANRGAIAVRIERTLRHLGVKSVAVYTEADQDSLHVDETDEAILIGSGPVKESYLNEDLILDIAKKTGAEAIHPGYGFLSENAEFARRCQAEGIVFIGPTPQQMEIFGLKHSAREIAQKADVPLLPGTPLITDVSEAICAAEEIGYPVMLKSTAGGGGIGMRVCQDEKALQAAFDSVCHLAQTNFKNSGVFLEKYIQKARHVEVQIFGNSFGEVVALGERDCSIQRRNQKVIEESPAPNFPSYIRENMLQAATRLAKEVGYRSAGTVEFLYDAEAEKFYFLEVNTRLQVEHGVTEEVLNVDLVEWMLKEACDELVNLPSLLPVPSGHSIQARIYAEDCLNDFRPSGGQIDQAMFSKSARVETWIRDGITVTSLYDPMLAKIIVHGKTREEALLKLSAALKETRLYGVTTNLQYLQGLLEEKACKTGDVYTQMLNSYNPSEQALEVLDGGVQSTVQDYPGRTGHWNVGVPPCGPMDPFAFRIGNKLLGNSPDAPGIEMTLRGGSYKFRDNLSFCITGANMHATLDEAEIPMYKTIRAKPGQILSFSEATEGMRTYLLIGGGLDMPKILGSSSTFTLGSFGGHGGRALRTGDVLRVSDYSHVENELALPYQPAMSKEWSIGVIPGPHCTEEFLQPEYLQQLTDTKWEVHFNSSRTGVRLIGPSPFWTREDGGEAGLHPSNIHDNAYAIGTLDLTGDMPILLGPDGPSLGGFVCPVTTASAEFWKIGQLHPGDKISFKLIDLEQAEKLKCTQEDFLQHIGTSASLPVLTNPVAQPLKSDYPLLINETENRRFPFSVRCSGDANILVEYGEMELDLLLRFQVHALMEAIQKREDLPVLDLTPGIRSLQIHIDATKISILELCQHISAIDRALPPLEEMEVPSRIVKLPLSWDDPATQLAIERYQQNVRPDAPWCPSNLEFIRRVNGLDHLGDVKRIVFDANYLVMGLGDVYLGAPVATPLDPRHRLVTTKYNPARTWTPENAVGIGGAYMCVYGMEGPGGYQFVGRTIQMWNRLRQTESFETGKPWLLRFFDQIQFYPVEADELLKLREDFLRGRFEADITETTFKLGEYLDFLSSIEESTAAFRHTQQGAFQTERENWKALGLAEYVSEHETAEITEQELPEGTEAARCTMPGSVWKVLVEEGQKVEKGDTLIIEESMKMEFPQLAPMDGYISSIHVKPGDEVQAGQLIAGIKAFAPITH from the coding sequence ATGTTTACAAAAGTATTAATTGCGAACCGAGGAGCAATTGCCGTTAGAATTGAGCGAACATTACGACATTTAGGAGTGAAATCTGTAGCTGTTTATACAGAAGCTGATCAAGACAGCCTGCACGTTGATGAAACAGATGAAGCCATTTTAATTGGCAGCGGCCCGGTCAAAGAAAGTTATTTGAACGAAGACCTTATTCTAGATATTGCAAAGAAAACAGGCGCGGAAGCTATTCATCCAGGCTACGGTTTTTTAAGCGAAAACGCGGAATTTGCTCGTCGCTGTCAGGCTGAAGGAATTGTATTTATTGGTCCTACACCTCAGCAAATGGAAATATTCGGATTAAAACATTCAGCTCGGGAAATTGCGCAAAAAGCCGATGTGCCTTTGCTGCCCGGTACACCTCTTATTACAGATGTATCAGAAGCTATATGTGCTGCTGAAGAGATTGGCTATCCCGTTATGTTAAAAAGTACGGCTGGCGGCGGCGGAATTGGAATGCGTGTTTGCCAAGATGAAAAAGCGCTTCAAGCAGCTTTTGACTCAGTTTGCCATTTAGCACAAACAAACTTTAAAAACAGCGGTGTTTTTTTAGAGAAATACATTCAAAAAGCTCGCCATGTAGAAGTTCAAATCTTCGGGAATTCTTTTGGAGAAGTAGTGGCTTTAGGAGAACGCGACTGCTCTATTCAGCGAAGAAATCAAAAAGTAATTGAAGAAAGCCCAGCTCCAAACTTCCCTTCATATATACGGGAAAATATGCTGCAAGCAGCTACGCGACTAGCTAAAGAAGTCGGATATCGAAGCGCAGGAACGGTAGAGTTTCTTTATGACGCCGAAGCGGAGAAATTTTATTTTTTAGAAGTAAATACTCGCCTTCAAGTAGAGCACGGCGTTACAGAAGAAGTGTTAAACGTTGATTTAGTAGAATGGATGCTTAAAGAAGCATGCGATGAGCTAGTAAACCTTCCTTCTTTGCTTCCTGTGCCTTCAGGTCACAGTATCCAAGCTCGTATTTATGCAGAAGATTGCTTAAATGATTTTCGTCCCAGCGGCGGGCAAATCGACCAAGCAATGTTCTCTAAAAGTGCTCGAGTTGAAACGTGGATACGAGACGGGATTACTGTAACATCACTTTATGATCCTATGCTGGCTAAAATTATCGTTCATGGAAAAACACGAGAAGAAGCCCTTCTAAAATTGAGCGCTGCTTTAAAAGAAACAAGATTATACGGCGTTACTACTAATCTTCAATACTTGCAGGGACTGCTAGAAGAAAAAGCGTGCAAAACAGGCGACGTGTATACTCAAATGCTTAACTCATATAATCCGAGCGAACAAGCACTCGAAGTCTTAGACGGAGGCGTTCAGTCCACTGTTCAAGATTATCCGGGACGCACCGGGCACTGGAACGTAGGGGTTCCTCCGTGCGGTCCAATGGATCCTTTTGCTTTTCGCATAGGAAATAAACTTCTCGGAAACTCCCCGGATGCACCAGGGATTGAAATGACTCTCCGAGGCGGCTCTTATAAATTTAGAGACAATCTATCTTTTTGCATTACGGGTGCTAATATGCATGCTACATTAGACGAAGCTGAAATCCCTATGTATAAGACCATTAGAGCAAAGCCGGGACAAATTCTTTCATTTAGTGAAGCAACCGAAGGAATGCGTACGTATTTACTGATTGGCGGCGGACTTGATATGCCTAAAATATTAGGCAGCTCTTCTACTTTTACACTAGGAAGCTTCGGAGGGCACGGCGGTAGAGCACTTCGTACGGGAGATGTACTGCGTGTCTCTGACTACTCACACGTTGAAAATGAACTTGCCCTTCCCTATCAGCCAGCCATGTCTAAAGAATGGTCAATCGGAGTAATTCCCGGCCCTCATTGTACAGAAGAGTTTTTACAGCCAGAATATTTACAGCAGCTAACAGATACAAAGTGGGAAGTTCATTTTAACAGTTCTAGAACAGGCGTGAGGTTAATAGGCCCCTCTCCTTTTTGGACCCGTGAAGATGGAGGAGAAGCCGGTTTGCATCCATCAAATATTCATGATAACGCATATGCCATCGGCACCTTAGACTTAACGGGAGATATGCCTATTTTACTTGGCCCAGACGGTCCGAGTCTTGGCGGCTTTGTTTGCCCTGTTACCACCGCTTCAGCAGAGTTTTGGAAAATAGGACAACTTCATCCCGGAGATAAAATTTCGTTTAAATTAATTGACCTTGAACAAGCTGAAAAACTCAAATGTACTCAGGAAGACTTTTTGCAGCATATCGGAACATCTGCATCACTTCCTGTACTTACAAATCCAGTAGCACAGCCGCTCAAAAGCGATTATCCGTTGCTGATTAACGAAACGGAAAATAGACGCTTTCCATTTTCCGTCCGCTGCTCAGGCGATGCGAATATACTTGTGGAATACGGAGAAATGGAGCTTGATCTGCTGCTTCGCTTCCAAGTACATGCTTTAATGGAAGCTATCCAAAAGCGTGAGGATTTACCGGTTCTAGATTTAACGCCTGGTATCCGTTCTCTTCAAATTCATATTGATGCAACAAAGATATCTATTCTTGAACTTTGTCAGCACATTTCAGCTATTGATCGTGCGCTTCCTCCTCTTGAAGAAATGGAAGTTCCGTCTCGTATTGTAAAACTTCCACTTTCATGGGATGATCCTGCAACTCAATTAGCTATTGAACGCTATCAGCAAAACGTTCGTCCAGATGCACCATGGTGTCCAAGCAACCTAGAGTTTATTCGCCGAGTAAACGGGCTGGACCACCTTGGAGATGTTAAACGAATTGTATTTGACGCTAATTATCTTGTAATGGGGCTTGGAGATGTATATTTAGGCGCACCTGTTGCTACACCTCTAGACCCTCGTCACCGTTTAGTTACAACGAAATATAATCCTGCCCGTACATGGACGCCTGAAAATGCAGTTGGTATTGGCGGTGCGTATATGTGCGTATACGGAATGGAAGGTCCTGGCGGCTATCAATTTGTGGGACGCACGATTCAAATGTGGAACCGACTTCGTCAAACGGAAAGTTTTGAAACAGGAAAACCGTGGCTTCTTCGTTTCTTTGATCAAATTCAATTTTACCCAGTAGAAGCAGACGAGCTTTTAAAACTGCGCGAAGATTTCCTTCGTGGGAGATTTGAAGCAGATATTACGGAGACAACGTTTAAACTTGGAGAATATTTAGATTTTCTTTCATCCATTGAAGAAAGCACAGCTGCTTTTCGTCATACCCAGCAGGGTGCTTTTCAAACAGAACGAGAAAATTGGAAAGCACTTGGTTTAGCTGAGTACGTCTCTGAACATGAAACAGCTGAAATTACGGAACAAGAACTGCCCGAAGGTACGGAAGCCGCGCGCTGTACAATGCCGGGAAGCGTATGGAAAGTTCTTGTAGAAGAAGGACAAAAAGTTGAAAAAGGCGATACGTTAATTATCGAAGAAAGCATGAAAATGGAGTTTCCGCAGCTAGCACCTATGGATGGATATATCAGTTCTATTCATGTAAAACCCGGCGATGAAGTACAAGCTGGACAGCTGATTGCCGGTATAAAAGCCTTTGCTCCAATTACTCATTAA
- a CDS encoding Gfo/Idh/MocA family protein, producing the protein MIRFGVIGTNWITDRLLESAQYVDDFQLAAVYSRTIEKAEEFAGKYDIPHIFTDLEEMAASAEIDAVYIATPNAYHAEQAILFLKNNKHVLCEKPLAANAAEVTRMIQTAKNHKVLLMEAMKSTLLPNFKVIQENLHKIGPIRKYVASYCQYSSRYDKYKEGIVLNAFKPELANGSLMDLGVYCLYPLITLFGGPHKIKATAFMLESGVDGEGSVAFEYEDRDAVIMYSKITNSHLPSEIQGEKGSMVIDKIHTAEKVEIRYNDGRVEELTVDQPYPAMYYEINEFVELLKQGKMESDTNSYENSYLTMHVMDKVREQIGLVYPNDNK; encoded by the coding sequence ATGATTCGTTTTGGCGTAATAGGAACAAACTGGATAACAGATCGACTGTTAGAATCAGCTCAGTATGTAGACGACTTTCAGCTTGCAGCTGTTTATTCTCGAACCATTGAAAAAGCAGAAGAATTTGCAGGTAAATATGATATTCCTCATATATTTACTGATTTAGAGGAAATGGCAGCGAGTGCTGAAATTGATGCAGTGTATATTGCTACTCCAAATGCTTATCATGCGGAACAAGCTATCTTATTTTTGAAAAATAACAAGCATGTACTGTGTGAAAAACCGCTCGCAGCCAATGCAGCAGAAGTAACCCGCATGATTCAAACAGCCAAAAATCACAAGGTGTTACTAATGGAAGCGATGAAATCAACCCTTCTTCCTAACTTCAAAGTGATTCAAGAGAACTTACATAAAATTGGTCCAATTCGGAAATACGTTGCATCTTACTGTCAGTATTCTTCTCGTTATGATAAATATAAAGAAGGTATCGTGCTTAATGCCTTTAAGCCTGAGCTTGCCAACGGTTCACTGATGGATTTAGGTGTATATTGTCTTTATCCTCTGATTACGTTGTTTGGAGGGCCTCATAAAATAAAGGCAACGGCGTTTATGCTAGAATCTGGGGTAGATGGAGAAGGGTCAGTTGCTTTCGAGTACGAAGATCGCGACGCGGTTATCATGTATTCTAAAATTACAAATTCGCATTTGCCAAGTGAAATTCAAGGAGAAAAAGGCAGTATGGTTATTGACAAAATACATACCGCTGAAAAGGTAGAAATTCGATACAATGACGGACGGGTAGAAGAGTTAACGGTCGATCAGCCTTATCCTGCTATGTACTATGAAATAAATGAATTCGTAGAGCTGTTAAAGCAAGGAAAGATGGAATCGGACACAAATTCTTATGAGAATTCATATTTAACAATGCACGTGATGGATAAAGTGCGAGAGCAAATCGGTCTTGTATATCCAAATGACAATAAATAA